The stretch of DNA TTCCATCTTCCTCGGCAGCGAACTGACCGAAATTCTGGATCGACTGGAAAGCGGTCAGGGCGGACGTGGCCCCGAAGCCGGATTCCTGGGCCTCGGCTCCAGCGTGCTGCCTCCTCTGCCGCGCCACGCCGGAGACCGCAACCGCACCAGCCCCTTTGCGTTTACGGGCAACAAGTTCGAGTTCCGCGCCGCAGGCAGCAGCCAGAGCATTTCCATGCCCATCACGGTGCTGAACACCATCGTGGCCGACGCTGTGAGCGCCCTGACTGCCGACTTGCAGGCCAAGTTGGACAGCGGGCTGGCAATCGACGATGCCGTGGGCGAGATCGTGAAGGCCACCTACAGCAAGCACAAGCGCATTATTTTCAACGGCGACGGCTACAGCGAAGAGTGGCATGTGGAAGCCGAAAAAGTGCGCGGCCTGCTGAACCTCCGCACCAGCCTCGACGCCATCGAGCACCTGACCGACACCAAGAATGCCGACCTGTTCAGCAAATATGGCGTGTTGACTGACCGCGAACTGGCGGCCCGTCAGGAAATCATGTATGACATCTACTTCAAGACCGTGAACATCGAGGGCGAAACCACCGAGTACATCGCCCGCGCCATGATTCTCCCGGCCAGTGTGAAATACCTCAAAGACCTCTACGGCGCAGGCAACAGCAAGGCCGTGAAGGGCGTGATTGCCGAGGTGGAAGCCGCCGCCGACGAACTATACGACGCGATTGGAGGGCTGTACACCCAGAATCAGGCGCTGGGCGGCGAGGAAATTCACGAGAAGGCCCACCACATGCGCGACCACGTGTTGCCCGCCATGAGCGCCGTGCGCGTGGCCGCCGACAAGTTGGAAAAAATTGTGGCCGAGAAGCACTGGCCGCTGCCCACCTACCGCCAGATGCTGTTTGTGAAGTGAGAAACACTGTCTAAGGGTCTAGGGCTGATGGCCTGACACAATTTATGAGAAAGCGTCCCCGGTAGGGGACACTTTCTGTTTGTGAAGACCGAAAATGCCACCGGGGACGCCCCCCGACTGTACCAAGCGATCCTGCCCCACCTCCACCCCGCCCTGTGGAACGACGTCCGCAACGCCCGTACGCTGGCCTGGATGGTCAGCGGCTTGGTGCTGTCCCAGAGCGTTTCCATTCCCTCCTGGCTGCCGCACATCCACTCCCAGGCCACGGTCGCCCAGAGCACCGAACGTCGCTGCCGACGGTGGCTGGAGAATCCAGCCATCGCCCCTGGCAGTGTGTATGGCCCCCTGATTACCCGAGCCTTGCGGGATTGGGGCCCGCATTCCTGACGCTGGCGCTGGACACCAGCATCCTGTTCGGACGCTTCTGTCTGATCCGGGTGGCCGTCCTCTACCGGGGACGCGCGGTACCGCTCGTCTCCCGCGTCCTAGAGCATGCCAGTGCTCAGGTCGGCACCGAACAACTCCTGCCTGTCCTCGCCGAGGTCAAAGGCCTGCTGGATTTTCTTGGGCTGCACGATGTTCGACTCCTGGCGGATCGGGGTTTTGCGACACGGCCTTGATGGGCTGGCTCCGCGTCTGCGGATGGCACTTCCGCATCCGCATCAAATCGAGCCTGATTCTGGCCGCTCCAGACGGGCAACGGGTCTGCACCATCGGAAATCAAACTCGCAGCGCGCGAAACGCGCTGCTTCCACAACGTCACGATCACCGGACACCGATTTGGGCCGGTGCATGTGGCTCTGGGCCGTCCACGGACGGCCCAGAGCAGTGGCAGGTGGTGAGCGATGAACCCACCAGTCGTGCAACGTTTGCTGAGTACGGCGAGCGCTTCCAAATAGAGGAAGGATTCTTGGATGATAAGTGGCCTCTTCGGTCTGGAGGACTCCAAACTGCGTGATGCCGCCAGCCTCGAACGCCTGATCCTGGTGATCTCTGTGGCCACGCTCCTGCTCGTCTCCGAAGGACTCCAGCTCGTGCAGCAGGGTGTGCGCAGAACCATTGATCCCCATTGGAACCGCGCCCTGAGCTATTTGAAACTTGGTTTACGCGGCGTCCACTTCGCGCTGAGCCGGGGGCAGGCAGTACTCAACCGCCTGACGCTCCAAGGAGGCGCCGATCCGGCGCCTCCCGGACGTCGCAAGAAATCGCATGTCAGTTCTGTGGACGCTTTAGAAGGCGGCTGGGTGCTCAGATTTCGCTCTCCCTCATAAATTGTGTCAGGCCGTCAGGGGTCTAGGGTCTAAGGGCCGAGAAGACCGTGAATGAGGGGGCTGGAACCGTTGGGGTTCTGGCCCCCTTTAGTTGTGTTGCGGCCCAACCAGAATGTGATTACAGCTTTCTGAGAGTTCTGAGGGTCGAGCTTGCTCGGTGGCCCCCTCTACTTCGCGACGCCCTCTCCCACAAGGGGCGAGGGAATAAAAACTAATCGAGCGCTGGAGTGATACGGAATAAAAGAGGTTCGCGCATCTGGTATTGCCCTTTCCACCTGTGGGACTCGTAGAGCTACGCAGCAGAGAGAAGCAAAGCAGCGGGGTGGCTTGAAAAGCTGCGAGGCAGAGGGGCCACGCGGCAACGTACCCGCCTGTGTCAAGGACTCATTGTTAACCCCGTATCAGATATGCGCCAGGGTTCATAGCCCGAAGCCAACTGCACACCTTATGACTCCCCCACTAACTTCCCGCCTGTCTCTTCCCTTCTCGCCCGCTTGGTGTACAGTGCTTGCCCTATGCCGGACGCCTCCAAACTCTCCCCCACCGATTCCACCCTTCCGCGCCGCCTGGACGGCGTGACATTGGTGGTGACGGAACGGGTGCGGCCCTCACAGGTGGCTGCATACGAGGCGTGGGCGCGGGACTTGCACGCCTTGCAACGCCTGCAACCCGGCTTCATTGGCCTGCATGTGCTGCGTGACGCTTCTGGCCCCATGCCCGAATACGTGACGCTGGTGCGCTTTGCCTCGCCGGACGCTTTGGCGGCGTGGCGGGCGTCGGCGGAGTATGCGCGGGCGTTGAAGCAGTTGCCGCACTTTACGGCAGGCGAGGTGGATTACCGCGAGTCGGTGGGGCTGGAAGCGTGGTTTGACCGCCCCGCCCGCGCCCCCGCTCCGGCCCTCTGGAAGAACGTGCTGGTGGGCGTCGTGGGCGTGTACCCGCTGATTTTGCTGTTCTCTGCACTGTTTACGCCCTTTACCAAAGATTGGCCCTGGTATCTGGCCATTCTCAGTACCGTCGTGCCGTCCACCATTTTCCTGAATTGGCCTGTATTGCCGCTGCTGTCGCGCTGGCTGCGGCGTTGGCTGTATCCGGCCCCTGGTCAGGGCCAATAAAGTTCAGGGCCAGTCGGATTCAGTCTGCTGGAACCGCCAACACATCCGGAGCGTCTTCTTCGGCGGGCAGGTGACGGCGCACCTCGCGCATAGAGGCGTGGATGACGCCCAACGCGATACTCATGGTAAGCATGGAGCTGAAGCCGAAGCTGACGAGGGGCAGCGGGACGCCCGTTACTGGGAACAGTCCAGCAGCCACCGCCAGATTCACGAACGCCTGACCCACGATCATGAACATGCTGCCTGTGGCGAGGATGCTGGCCCCATGAATTTCGGGCGTCATGGGACGAATGCGGGTGGCAAGCTGCGACACTTGCAGGGCCGTAGACACGATCAGCCAGTAGGCGAACAGCAACATTGCCACGCCCAGCAGCCCGGTGCTGAAGCCCACCGTTGCCACGATCATGTCGGTATGGGCCGCAAAATACGAGTAACGCGGGCCGTCTGGCCCCAGTCCCCACAGCCCACCCGAAGTCAGATCACGGTGTGCCATGCCGATCTGATCCAGGCCCACCGTCAAACTCTCGTTGTTGATCCGGTCTTGGTGACCAAACCAGCGTTCGCGAATGTAGGGATGGTTTTCTAAGTAAGTATTGGCAATGGGCAGGCCCACCAACGTCAGCGCCAGCAACAGCCCCCCGATGTTGCCAATTCGCACGCCCGCCGCGTACATCAAGATGATGCCCAGCCCGAACGTCAGGACACTCGTACCCAGATCCGGTTCAAACAGAATCAGTGCGGTGGTGATGACGATCATCAGGGAGGCGCTGACCAGTTTGTTCTGCACACCCCGGCGGGAAAAGAAGGACGCCAGTTGCAACACGAGGGCCAGTTTTGCCAGCTCGGACGGCTGGAAACGGATGGGGCCGAAATCGAGCCAGCGGCGCGTGCCGGGGCTGGTCTGGGTTCCGACGCCCACGAACAGCACGAGGGCCAGCAAAACCAAGGCAAAACCCCACGCCCACGGCCCCAGCTTCAGCAGCGTTTTGGGCCGCATCCGGGCCACCGCGAAGGTCGCCAGCAGCGCAATCACTGCTTTGCTGGCATGGTCGGTAATCAGTTCGGGACTGGCAGCGGCCACACCCATCAGGCCCAGAATCAGCAGCAACACCTGTGCAATCACAAGTTGGGCGCTCATGCCTGGGCCTCTGCGGGTTGGGCAGTTTGAGTGGTTAGCGCCCGCGCAGCCTGCTTAAAGCTTTCGCCGCGTGCCCTGTAATCTTTGAACAGGTCGAAACTGGTGCCGATGGGAGCCAGCAGCACCGTTCCACCTGTGTGTTGCAGGGCAGCTAATCCAGCGCGGGCGGCGTTCATCAGCACCTCGTCGCCGCCCTCACCCGCCACCGTTTCAGAAGGCAAGCCCAATTCGCGGGCCATCTTCTCGCCGTCTTCGCCAAAGGCAATCACGCGCACCACCCGGCCCTCTGCGGCGGCCCTCAGCGGAACCAGATCGGCACCCTTGTCGCGGCCACCTACCAGCCAAGCAATCGGCGGCGTGGCCCGCAGCAGCGCGGCTTCTACCGCCAGCGTGCGTGTGGCGATGCTGTCCTCGATAAAGCGCACGTTGCCTAGGCGGGCCACCGTTTCGAAACGTCCTGATACAGGCTGGGCCGAACGCAGGGCAGCGGCCAACAGGTCGGGACGGACTGGGCGGCCCAGGTACAGCAACATGGCTTCGGCGGCCAGCAACGCAGCAGCAGCGTTGGCGGGGTGAATACCTTCGGGCAGGTGGGCGGTGGGCAGGATCAGGCGGCCATCCGCGAGAGCCAGTGAATCGGGCGAGAAGGCGAGAGCTTTAGCCCGCGTCTGCACCTGTAAGCCAGCGGGCACGATCAGCACGTCGTCCGCCGTCTGGCCCGCCGTAATGTTCAGTTTAGCAGCGTGGTAGGCGGCCTCGGTGCGGTGACGATCCAGGTGATCTATGCCCAGATTGGTGATGACCGCCACAGGCAAACGCAGCCCCGGCACACGCTCCAACTGAAAACTGGAGAGTTCTACTACCGCGACTTCGGCCCGGTCAACCACGTCCAGCAAAGGCGGGTCGATGTTGCCGCCCTCCAACGCTGCCAAGCCGCACACCCGCAGCAGATGAGCCACCAATACCGTCGTGCTGCCCTTGCCTGCCGTGCCTGTAATGCCGATCATGGGCAGATTGGGACGCAGGCGGGCGGCCAACGCCACTTCGCCCAGAATCTCGGCCCCGCGTGCGGCCAGTGCCAGCAGATCAGGATGGTCTATCGGCACGCCGGGGGCGGCCACCACCGTGCTATACGGGCGCGACAGGTCGCCGGGGCCAAAGCCCAAATCGGCCACCAACGCCGTGTCTTCGGGACCGGGGCGGGCGTCCAGCCAATCGGCCTGCAAGCCCTCTGCCGCCAAAAACCGCGCCACGCCGCGCCCACTGCGGCCCAAACCGTAAATCAGTATCCGCCCCAACTGTGTTTCTCTCAGCTCTCGCTGCCCCGCCCGCTGCCCGTCCATTGCGCCCTACCATAAGGCAAACGGGCGGAGGATGCGTGTGAGGCGGGGGCCAGGGGTTATCCCCGCTCCCTCCTGTGCTGATGTCTCATACGTTGCCGGGGCAGTCTGACACAACCTCACCCCTCCAGTGCGGCGGCGCTCTTGACCTTCCCCCTGCTGGAACGCTTAGCGTGTCTGTCTATGCGAGGTCGCCTAATCATCTCCCGATTTTCCCACCTGACGGGCCTGTCTCCAAAAACGCTGCGGTACTACGACGAGATTCATCTGCTGTCCCCCGCAGCCGTTGATGACCTCACCAGTTACCGCTACTACAGCGTCTCGCAGATTGAAGTGGCCGTCCGGATTCGCCGTTGGCGCGAACTGGGTCTGCCATTGGACGATATCCGAGATCTGATCGACCATCCCAGTCACGCCAGGGAGGTCTGGGCCCGGCATGAATAACGGCTAAACGCCGAGATTGATCACCGCCAGCACTCTCTTCTGCACCTGCGTCTCTATCTCCAGGAGGATCCTATGAACTACCGCATCGAGCAGCTTCCCGCCCGCCAGACCCTGAGTATCCGTACACGTCTTCAGCCCCCAAATTATGAGGTGATCCCCGAAGCTCTGCGTGAGTTGATGATGCACGCCAGGGCGCGAGGCTACCATCTTGAGGCCCCGAGCTTTTTTGTGCACGACAACGATGACCAGGGTGAGGGAAGTCTGGTGTAAGTCTGCCTGCCCATTGGGGGGCACATTGAAGGCGACGGCCAAATTGAGGTGAGGGCGTTTGAAGGGGGTCAGGCTTTTATTGGGCGGTTCGTGGGTTCCTACGACAAGACGGGAGCGGCCTACTCGGCAGTGGTCGAGGAAGCGCTGCGCCGTGAACTCCGAATTACCGGAGTGACCGCCGAATTCTATGTCAAGAGCGTTCCACACACCCCGAACCCGGACGAGTACGAGACGGACATCGCGTTCTTTCTGGAGGAGCCGGAGGAAGGACACTGACGGCGTTCGTCGGCTCAGGCAAAGGAGCCGGGTCTTCTGGGAACGTGTAGGCCTCCAGTCGCCCTTAGCGCGTCACAGCCTGCAGTACCGGGGCGGCTTCGGCCTCGGCTTCCGTGTCGGGCACCGGCACGGGCGGAGGCGTGACAGTCAGGCCCGCTTCGCCCTCGGCCCAGCCCATAAAGGCGTCCAGGCCGCGCCGGAACATGAAGGGGCGCTTCTCGCGTTTGCCCCATTTGCGCTTGCCCTCGGGTAGAGGGAGTTCGGGAACCAGGGCCCAGTTGACGTTCATGGGCTGGAATCCCTTGGGATTGGCGCTGGCGAGGTAGCGGGTCAGGCCGCCCAGCATGGACTCGGCGGGCGGCGTGAGGGCAGGCTGTCCCAGCGCGAGGCGGGCCGCGTTGATTCCTGCCAGCCAGCCTGTGGCCGCACTCTCCAGATACCCTTCGGTTCCCGCCAACACGCCTGCCACCAACTTGGTCGGGTCGGCCCGGAGTTGCAGCGTGGATTCCAGCACCTGCGGCGCGTTCAGGTAGGTATTGCGGTGCATCACGCCGTAGCGCACGATTTCGGCGTTTTCCAGGCCGGGAATCAGGTTTACCACGGTTTTCTGATCGCCCCATTTCAGGCTCGTTTGGAATCCTACGAGGCTCCACATCCGCCCCTCGCGGTCTTCCTGACGCAACTGGGCCACCGCGTAGGGCCAGCGCCCGGTGCGCGGATTGTCCAAGCCTTTGGGCGACATGGGACCAAACCTTGGAGTATCCACGCCGCGCCGCGCGATTTCTTCGATGGGCATACAGCCGTCAAAAAACTCCAACTTTTCCCAGTCGTGGGGGGTGTGAGAGCGGGC from Deinococcus sp. QL22 encodes:
- a CDS encoding antibiotic biosynthesis monooxygenase; its protein translation is MPDASKLSPTDSTLPRRLDGVTLVVTERVRPSQVAAYEAWARDLHALQRLQPGFIGLHVLRDASGPMPEYVTLVRFASPDALAAWRASAEYARALKQLPHFTAGEVDYRESVGLEAWFDRPARAPAPALWKNVLVGVVGVYPLILLFSALFTPFTKDWPWYLAILSTVVPSTIFLNWPVLPLLSRWLRRWLYPAPGQGQ
- a CDS encoding FtsW/RodA/SpoVE family cell cycle protein, producing the protein MSAQLVIAQVLLLILGLMGVAAASPELITDHASKAVIALLATFAVARMRPKTLLKLGPWAWGFALVLLALVLFVGVGTQTSPGTRRWLDFGPIRFQPSELAKLALVLQLASFFSRRGVQNKLVSASLMIVITTALILFEPDLGTSVLTFGLGIILMYAAGVRIGNIGGLLLALTLVGLPIANTYLENHPYIRERWFGHQDRINNESLTVGLDQIGMAHRDLTSGGLWGLGPDGPRYSYFAAHTDMIVATVGFSTGLLGVAMLLFAYWLIVSTALQVSQLATRIRPMTPEIHGASILATGSMFMIVGQAFVNLAVAAGLFPVTGVPLPLVSFGFSSMLTMSIALGVIHASMREVRRHLPAEEDAPDVLAVPAD
- the murD gene encoding UDP-N-acetylmuramoyl-L-alanine--D-glutamate ligase, with the protein product MDGQRAGQRELRETQLGRILIYGLGRSGRGVARFLAAEGLQADWLDARPGPEDTALVADLGFGPGDLSRPYSTVVAAPGVPIDHPDLLALAARGAEILGEVALAARLRPNLPMIGITGTAGKGSTTVLVAHLLRVCGLAALEGGNIDPPLLDVVDRAEVAVVELSSFQLERVPGLRLPVAVITNLGIDHLDRHRTEAAYHAAKLNITAGQTADDVLIVPAGLQVQTRAKALAFSPDSLALADGRLILPTAHLPEGIHPANAAAALLAAEAMLLYLGRPVRPDLLAAALRSAQPVSGRFETVARLGNVRFIEDSIATRTLAVEAALLRATPPIAWLVGGRDKGADLVPLRAAAEGRVVRVIAFGEDGEKMARELGLPSETVAGEGGDEVLMNAARAGLAALQHTGGTVLLAPIGTSFDLFKDYRARGESFKQAARALTTQTAQPAEAQA
- a CDS encoding MerR family transcriptional regulator, with translation MRGRLIISRFSHLTGLSPKTLRYYDEIHLLSPAAVDDLTSYRYYSVSQIEVAVRIRRWRELGLPLDDIRDLIDHPSHAREVWARHE
- a CDS encoding GyrI-like domain-containing protein; translated protein: MNYRIEQLPARQTLSIRTRLQPPNYEVIPEALRELMMHARARGYHLEAPSFFVHDNDDQGEGSLV
- the trmFO gene encoding methylenetetrahydrofolate--tRNA-(uracil(54)-C(5))-methyltransferase (FADH(2)-oxidizing) TrmFO; protein product: MSSSDTANIPTIIVIGAGLAGSEAALAAASLGVRVRLFEMRPTRMTPAHRSGNFAELVCSNSLGGEGEMQSKGMLQAELRSVGGQIVAAADASRLPAGNALAVERDEFSGRVTELVRQHPLIEVLGEEVTAVPEGITVIASGPLTSDALAADVARLTGSERLSFYDAAAPVIAAESINFDVAWKAGRYDQSADYINCPFTKDEYLTFFGALEQARSHTPHDWEKLEFFDGCMPIEEIARRGVDTPRFGPMSPKGLDNPRTGRWPYAVAQLRQEDREGRMWSLVGFQTSLKWGDQKTVVNLIPGLENAEIVRYGVMHRNTYLNAPQVLESTLQLRADPTKLVAGVLAGTEGYLESAATGWLAGINAARLALGQPALTPPAESMLGGLTRYLASANPKGFQPMNVNWALVPELPLPEGKRKWGKREKRPFMFRRGLDAFMGWAEGEAGLTVTPPPVPVPDTEAEAEAAPVLQAVTR